The window CCCGCAGATCGCAGACATCGTCGAGCGGTGTCAGGCGCTCGGTATCCACCGCGTGAGCGTGTGCACCAACGGCATTCGCTTGGTGAAGGATCGCGCGCTGCTCGAACGACTGGCGAAGCTCGGCGTACGCATCGCCCTGTCTTTCGACTCCTTCGAGAAGCACGCCGACTACGCCCTCCAAGGCGCGAACCTGGTGGAGCTGAAGCTCGAGTGCTTGCGCCTGTTGGCTGAGTACGACGTGGACACGACGCTGATCCCAGTGATGACGAAGGGCTACAACGACCACGAGATCGGTCGCATCATCGAGCTCGGCTTGAGCCAGCCCAACGTGCGCCACCTGGAAGTGCACACGATTACCTATACCGGACAGAGCGGCGTCGACTTCGACCGCAGCGGGCGGATCTCGATGGTCGAGGTGCTCGATCGCATCCAGGAGACCACGGGCGGCTTGCTCCGCCGCAGCGACTTCGTGCCCTCGCCCTGCGCGCATCCGCTCTGCTATCAGATCGCGTATCTCCTCGTGGATCCAGACGGAGGTCCTCCGCTGCCCTTCA is drawn from Polyangiaceae bacterium and contains these coding sequences:
- a CDS encoding radical SAM protein; translation: PQIADIVERCQALGIHRVSVCTNGIRLVKDRALLERLAKLGVRIALSFDSFEKHADYALQGANLVELKLECLRLLAEYDVDTTLIPVMTKGYNDHEIGRIIELGLSQPNVRHLEVHTITYTGQSGVDFDRSGRISMVEVLDRIQETTGGLLRRSDFVPSPCAHPLCYQIAYLLVDPDGGPPLPFTRFMPRETLVDCLRDHLYLEPTPRLEQALKDAINQLWVGGETGLGERSDVPSLSGAEADRALNLLESLLRRLFPKKPLSAEEALRISERAAKAVYVHSHMDEETFDVERVKQCCDSNCYADGSSIPVCNYNILYREKESRFMQQPKDWQRDGGRRLPLIQPGAHGG